A window of Aurantibacillus circumpalustris genomic DNA:
AAACTCCTGCTTCAAAAACTTGGCATAATCAACCATCATGTCAGGTTGCGTCGCCATCATTTTTTCCTGCATATAGGTTAAATACTCTTTGTTATCGACCTCAGTAATTTGTTTGGTCTCTTTATCTTCCACATAAAAAAACGCAGTCCCAGCTTTTTCCACAAGCATCACACGCCAGGAAAAACGATAACCTTGCTCAGTCCAGAACAATTTTCCATTATACAATAGATACCTAAAAGGCAGTGTAATCTGAATTATAAAATAAAGAGAAAACACAATCGTTAGTCCTTTTGAAAATTGATTGATAGTAAAAGTGGAACCGCTGACTACTTTGTAAACAAAAAGTTTTTTTAAATAGTTTACTATTTTCAAATGCAGGTCTTCTTTAAAAAAGATTATGGTAATTGTAATCATTACATAAGGAAACATGCCGATGTTAAAGAAAAGAGCTGTTGCCAGATGAAACACGAGGACAAATACATAAGCAATATTTACAGTTCTTTTATTGAATAGTAAAAATCCAATTACTAAATCATACGAACATCCGAACCAGCAAAATAAATAGGCCACCCACTCCTTTTCCATAAAATCTCCAATAACGGCATAATGCGAAAACGCCGGAAGCCATATTTTTAAAGGCTGTGCCTCCATTAACCAATCGTAATTTATTTTTGCTATTCCGGCAAAAAAGTAAACCAAAAATAACTGGAATTGCAGAATGAAAATGTAAAACTTTGGTATTTCGATGGTTTCAGAACGTTTAAATATTTTATTGTCTAATGAAAAACTTTTAGCCGCAGGAATAAAAATGAGCATAAACGAAACAAGACTCACAAAATAATAGTGATTAAGATAATTTGTTTTGTCAATGAGTTCAACATAGGTAAAGAGTAAAAAAAACAGAATGGAACTTATCCGGTAAAACGCACCAAACAAAATTCCAAGACTTGAAATTAAAAGAAGAGAGAAAACGATGTACATGCCTGTTGGGGGTAATGCTTTAACCCACTCAAAACCATAATAAGGGAAATGCATTTTGGGTAATATGTACATAGAATGTACCCAACCTTTAAGAATAAAACGGCAAGTAGAAAAAAACATCAATGCCCCGAAGGCGATTCTGAAAACAACCAGCGTAGCAATGCTACAATTAGTATTTAAATATTTGAACAGGTTTTTAATCGCCATCCCCATCCTGGTAAGTAATTACCACACCAAGGCTTGAAGGCAAATCTGTTTTTAAGAGTACCAACAATTTTATTAGTTCTTGATAAGCAGTTGTTACTGCTTGTGAGTTTGTTTCTATTTGATAAGAGAGAGGATTAGCTAAAACACTTAATTTTGCTTGTGCTGACATAAATTGATTTTTAATAGCGTTATATAATGTTCCATCAGTATACTGAATACCGAGATGATCGAGATAATCGTCAAATCCTTTTCCATTAGTACCTGAATAACTTTTTCCTAAATACATGTTTTCGATAATGCCAAGTGTTTCAATTGCATATGTTAGTGACTGACCACTATAGTAGGCTTCACAGTTTTCTGGAAGTATTTTTCCACCGCTTTTTAATCCTAAAGGAATACCAATCTTTGCATTTTTTAAATAATCTAATTCATAATTAATTTGATTAATTAAAAAACCAATCGAACTACCAACATCTGTTCCTAAAGAATTAATAAATGTGCTACGGTAAGTACTATTCCATGTGTCGATCACAGAATTAAGTATAGTTGTCATTTCATTCAACAAATCGTTTACATATTTACTTCGCTTAGCGTCAGTTAAAAACAGTTGCATTTGATCGGCTTCTGCTTGATTAAGTCCGTAAAACAAATAATCTAATGCAGGAAATCCCTTAGTAGCAATGTTTGAGATGGTCTTTAAATCATAAGATCCTGAACTAATATTAGAATTAATTAAAGTAACATTTGCAGGAAATACATTAAAATTAAAACGCACGGACGCGTCTTCACCTGGACCAAAACCAAATAAACTAACACGTTGGTAACTTAAATAAGCCAAGTGGAGTTTTTCTTTTACTGTTTGAAAATCTGTCAGCGAACCTGAAGTTTTAAAATTTGTAAAACTAAGTTTTAGATTTTCGAGAGCTGTTTTAAAATCGGCATACGAAGGAATGATGATATTATCCGCCATGTTCACTAAAAGTCCTTGTTTATCAAACACTTTTGAAGGATCTCCGGGTGTATCGTCAGGAGTTTTAGTTTTTTTGCAAGATGCACCTAAAAGAACCGTACTTGCCACAAGTAACATTCCTAGCTTAATTGCTGTGCTTTTCCTAATGATTTGATTTAATTTGAACACTTAATTTGATGTTTTAAAAACGAAAATAGAGCGCGGCATTACCGCACTCCATTCTCACCACGATTATTTTATTTAAAGTTTACTTGCATCTAAATTAAAAACAGTAGCAAGTTTCGTAATTGCATTATCAATGTCACTTTGACTCATTGTATAAAGGTTTCCACCAAAATAACCCAACAAAGCATTAATGTCTGCGTCAGAAATAATTCTTGAAGGATTGTATTTAAATGAAGTAACAAAACCATGACCTTCTGAAAGATTGTGATGAAGAGTACCTGCATCGGTTAAATTATTTTTTGCACCTTTTAGGTAGCTAATACACTTTGCAGCCGCTACTTTCTCCCAAGTATTCATAACTACTTTACTTGCCGCGTCACGCGCTGTGTTGTCCTTATTACTTATTGCAGCACGGCCTTTTAAAAATGCATCCATAATTATTGTGTTACAACCAATAGCGCTATTTACAGAATTCGCGTAACTACCCCAGTTTTTTAAACCCGTTGTGTTAATTGGAAAATCAACCGGCA
This region includes:
- a CDS encoding HTTM domain-containing protein; translated protein: MGMAIKNLFKYLNTNCSIATLVVFRIAFGALMFFSTCRFILKGWVHSMYILPKMHFPYYGFEWVKALPPTGMYIVFSLLLISSLGILFGAFYRISSILFFLLFTYVELIDKTNYLNHYYFVSLVSFMLIFIPAAKSFSLDNKIFKRSETIEIPKFYIFILQFQLFLVYFFAGIAKINYDWLMEAQPLKIWLPAFSHYAVIGDFMEKEWVAYLFCWFGCSYDLVIGFLLFNKRTVNIAYVFVLVFHLATALFFNIGMFPYVMITITIIFFKEDLHLKIVNYLKKLFVYKVVSGSTFTINQFSKGLTIVFSLYFIIQITLPFRYLLYNGKLFWTEQGYRFSWRVMLVEKAGTAFFYVEDKETKQITEVDNKEYLTYMQEKMMATQPDMMVDYAKFLKQEFIEKGYSDPSIRAQSFVTLNGSGSQEFIDPTVDLSAESNCFLKNKEWVRSY
- a CDS encoding imelysin family protein; translated protein: MFKLNQIIRKSTAIKLGMLLVASTVLLGASCKKTKTPDDTPGDPSKVFDKQGLLVNMADNIIIPSYADFKTALENLKLSFTNFKTSGSLTDFQTVKEKLHLAYLSYQRVSLFGFGPGEDASVRFNFNVFPANVTLINSNISSGSYDLKTISNIATKGFPALDYLFYGLNQAEADQMQLFLTDAKRSKYVNDLLNEMTTILNSVIDTWNSTYRSTFINSLGTDVGSSIGFLINQINYELDYLKNAKIGIPLGLKSGGKILPENCEAYYSGQSLTYAIETLGIIENMYLGKSYSGTNGKGFDDYLDHLGIQYTDGTLYNAIKNQFMSAQAKLSVLANPLSYQIETNSQAVTTAYQELIKLLVLLKTDLPSSLGVVITYQDGDGD